The Patescibacteria group bacterium sequence TATTAGTATTCAGGACGGTGTGGTAGTAGATTTCACCATGAACGAAGCCTGCGCTGCTGGCACTGGTTCCTTTTTGGAAGAACAGGCAGAAAAATTGGAAATTAACATCATCGGTCAGTTTGCCGAGATGGCTCTCCGATCTCGCCAGCCCATTCGTTTAGGTGAACGTTGCACAGTATTCATGGAACGCGACCTAACCTCCTTTCTCCAACACGGAGCTATAAAGGATGACCTGGTAGCCGGCTTAGCTTATTCAGTGGTCTATAACTATTTGAATCGCGTAGTGCGGGATCGCAAGATTGGTGAAGTGATTTATTTTCAGGGCGGCACGGCGTACAATGATTCGGTAACTGCGGCTTTTTCCAAAGTACTCGGTAAGCCAATTATTGTTCCACCGCACAATGGGGTGGTTGGCGCTATTGGTATGGCTCTTTTGGCTAGAGAAAAAGTATCCCTGACCAAAAAACCCACCACCTTCCGGGGGTATAGCCTGGAAGCAGTGGATTATACAATCAGAGAATTTACTTGTCGGGCTTGCTCAAACTTTTGTGAAATGCGCGAGTTTAATATAGAAGGAGAGCGCACCTATTGGGGTGACAAGTGTTCGTACCAGTTTCGCAAACGAGCTAAAGTTGAAAAAAAGCCGATGCTTCCGGACCTGATGGCCAAACGTATGGAACTTCTGATGGCGGGATATGATGAGCAAGAGGCTGTAGAAGGCCAGATTAAAATCGGTTTGCCAAGGAGCATGTACTTTTTTGATCGGTTTCCTTTTTGGAATGCCTATCTAAAGGAATTGGGCTTTAAAGTAGTGGTGTCCGAGCCAACGAACAAGCAAATCACTGAGGCCGGTATTGAAGCCCTAGTGGCTGAACCTTGTTTTCCGATTAAGGTAGCTCATGGGCACATCACTGACCTAATTGCTAAAGGCGTGGATTATATTCTTCAGCCAAATATGCTTAATGAAGAAACCGATGTTCCTGAAATAGCGTCTCATGTCTGTCCCTGGGGCCAAACCCTGCCCTTTGTTATCCGACAGGCTCCGCTGTTTGCAGACTACCATGATACGTTTCTAGTACCTACTATTCATTTCCGGGAAGGGTCAAAACAAGTAAAGAAAGAATTGAGAGGATTGGCTAGACGTTTTGGGATCTCCAATAAACGCAGTGACGCGGCTATAGACCAAGCATACCTGGCCCAGCAACAATTTTGGGCGGACCTCGGGACGGCTGGTCAAGAAGCGCTGGAGCTACTGGCTACCCATAATGAACGCGCAATTGTCTTAGTGGGCCGGTCATATAACGTAAATGACCGAGGGATCAACATGGATATCCCTGATAAACTTCGCCGATACTATGGCGTTAATATTATCCCCATGGATATGCTTCCTATTCAAGGAATAGACATCTCAGATATCAATCCTAATATGTATTGGAGCTATGGTCGTAAGATTCTCCAAACCGCTAAGCTGGTGGCTAAATATCCCAACCTCCACATTATCTATATTACCAACTTTAAATGTGGTCCGGATTCCTGTATCAAGCACTATGTCCGTGAGGCATCCGGAAAGCCTTTTCTTTCCCTTCAGTTTGATGAGCATAGCAATGATGCTGGGATCATGACCCGGTGTGAGGCTTATTTAGATAGTAAGGGATTTTTGAGATGATGGGTTAGTAGTAAGGGTTGATTGCAACCAACCCTTACTACTTCGTTCTTTTAACCACATCAGCCCTCATCAATATCATTTGATGGGGGTTTTTATTAACTAATTTATTTATAGCAACCATTCTCTCTCGAAGATATAACACACCTCCTTTCGTTCGGGGTGTCACTCCTCATTTCCGCGCCTTCTCGGTCACCCAAAACCCCAGATACTTACCTATCATCAACCGGGTTTGAGCTTCGCACGCAGGAATGCAGCCAAACAAAATCAAGGTCACTGGCAAAAAAATCCATTGCAAAATCATCACCAAAATTTTATATTTTGACTGGGTTTTTGGCCGCGGCGGTAAAATTAACACGCTCAAAATTGCTGCTACTAAAAGGCCAATCATCGCAAAAGTCATAAGCCACTCTAAAACCAAAGGCGCATTCTGCGCCACCACGGTTTTTTGAACTGTTTCTGGAGCAAGCGCTAAAGGCAGGCGCCCAAGAACAAAAATTAAAATCGGCGCCGTAGCCCAGGAATACATGCCTTCCCCTAAATTCCAACCGTACTTAAATTTTTTCCAAAAAGAAATTTTTTTATTTTTTAAAAAATGCCAAAGCATATAGGGAAAATGCTCTACTCCCCAAGCCCAACGCCGTTGTTGCTTATATAAATTAACAAAGCTTCGCCAATAACTTTTAGCTAAAACTGTGTCCATAGAAACCGGCACGTAAATCGGCGTCACTGCAAAATCTCCGTCATAATGCATGAGTCCTTGCAAAAAAATTCTGGAGTCATCAGTTACAATATCTTTTTGCCAAAAACCAACCCCGACTAAAGGTTTATAACCCATACTATGAGACGAGAAAGTGAACATCCGCTCTGGTTTAAGCAACTCGGTCATTAACCAAAAGATCGTACCAAAAGCAGTAACCCGCATCGCGGCCGGCGCATCCCAGATATTATTATTATAATTAACAATCGGCTGATAGCAAGTTCGCAAAGCATCGGGATGAGTTAGATATTTATAAGCCACGCAGGAAAAATACTCTGGATGAGCGCAAGTGTCGCAGTCAAAGTAAGAAACAATTATATCTTCATAAGGGATCTCCAGTTCATCAATAAATTCTTTACTTTTATGACCTGCGTAATGAGCATTAGCGCCCTTGCCTTTTATCTCACCAGCAACATTATCAGGATGTAGGGTGAATAGAATTTTATAAAAAACTCCTTCAAATTCTTTTTTTAAAATCTTAACATTGTCTTGAAAAATCGCTTTTTTTCGCTCTTCACCAGCTAAAACAATAATGAATTTGTCTAAAGGATAGGCGTTATTTTGAATACTTTTGAATGTGGTGCGTAAAACTTCAATTGACTCGCCACAAGTTGGTAAAAGCGCCAAATGATAAATCCGTTCCCAGCCAGAAATGGTTTTGACTTTAGTAAACCAATCAACCTTAATCGCCTGTTTGTATTTTCTCCAAGCCAGAATTACATAAAAAACAAAATAACTGACCCGAAAGAGCCAGTATAAATCAAAAATGATAATAAAATAAATAACCCATAAGGGTTTTATAAATGAGAGCGCGATTGCCAGGGTAAAAGTTAACCAAACCAGACTGCCAGGGATAATCTCTAACAGACGATACTGTCGACGCTCTTTTGGGTTGAATTTTTTGAGATGTTCGGGGATCATAACTACAAATACACCTGCACCTTTTAAGGACATCGCTAACTCCGGGGAGATATAACTTACTTTACCAATTTTATTGCAGTATTTAAAAAATGACTGGCTGCCGGGCAGGGATTCGAACCCCGATAGCCAGGACCAAAACCTGGAGTCCTACCATTAGACGACCCGGCATTATCAAATAATTATAATTTAAATTTAAGTCTCTGTCAAACCCTTAAGTATCGCCTTATTGCAATATTAGAAGAAATCATTGAAAGTAAAACAATCAAAACTAATTGGAAACCAAAGATTGAAAGAAAATTTTCTTGAAAATAAACCACGATATCAAATCCTTCGGAAGCTTGAGTGCCTAAAAAAATCATTAGATGCGGCCTCGCAAAATTTAAAAACGGGAAAATAATCGTCATGGTAATGCCCCAAGCAAATAAACCGTAAAGCGCGCTTTCCATCAAAAACGGACCTCGAATAAACCAGGAAGTGGCCCCAACCAAACGCATGATAGAAATCTCCTCCTGGTGAGTATAAATCGCTATCCTGATGGTGTTAAAAATAATTAGAATAGTAATCAATAAAAAAATTCCAATCACCACTATCCCCACTGTCTGAACTTTTTTGGAAAATTTATTGAGTTTCCCAATAACCAGTTCGTAATCATTAAAATTCGTTTCTTGAATAAAATTAGCATACTCCCCAAACTCGGGACCCTGAATTTTAGCTAAAATTGAGGCGTAGTCCTCTAAATTTTTAGCTTTTATAACAAGGGTCGCGCCCAATGGGTTACCGTCCAGTTCGTCAAGAGAGGCCATTAACAAGGGATTATCCTCATGCCGCGCCCTAAATTCAACTAAAGCCTGGTCTGGTGAGATATAGTCAACATTGGCTACTTTATCAAAGGTTTCAATCTTGGCTTTGACCGTGTAAACTTGGTCCCCGCTGACTTCGGGTTTAAAATAAAGACTAATGTCTATCTTGTCTTTTATGGTCTCAACGGCAGTATTGGTTAGAACATTCAGGGTAATCAAAATGTTTATAGAAATTAAAGCCAATATCACAATAGTCAAAGTAACGATTGAAAGCCAAATGTTTCTGAAAAAGTTCTGAAGAGTGAGTTTGGTAAGACGGAATAAAGATATAAACATATATAACGTTTAGCATATTTTATTTATCAATTATTAATTATTTTCTGATGTTAGATAATTGATAATTGATAAATAATAATTAAATAACTAATTAATACCTAAAAAATACTCAAATTTATATCATATACTTTCCCCGCTCCCGATCACTCACAATCTTCCCTTCATCCATAGTAATCACGCGCTTTTTAAGATAATTTACCACCTCGCGATTATGGGTGACTAAAACAACCGTGGTCCCAAATTCATTAATTTTTTTCAGTAAATTAATAATATCACGGGTATTGATGGAATCCAAATTTCCGGTTGGTTCATCAGCAATCAAAATTTTTGGCCGATGACACAAAGAACGGGCAATGACAACCCGCTGCTGTTCCCCGCCCGAAAGTTCTTCTGGAAAACGTTGCTGTTTATCTTCCAGCCCAACGATTCTTAATACTTTTGGCACAATAGTTTTAATACGAGCAGGCGGCGCTCCGCAAACATGCAAAGCAAAAACTATATTTTCAAACACGGTTTTCTTTTTTAATAATTTAAAATCCTGAAACACTACCCCAATTTGACGCCGTAAAACTGGTACTTCGTTTTGTTTAATATCAGTAATATCCCAACCGCCTACAATTACCCTGCCCTTGGTTGGCTTTTCTTCAGCGATTAACATCTTAACTAAGGTTGACTTACCAGCGCCAGATCTTCCAACAAGGGAAACCATTTCTTTGGGTTTAATATGAAAACTGACATCTTTAACCGCATAGATATCTGGCGGATAGACCTTTGAAATATTTCTAAATTTAATCATGGTGAGTACGTAATAAGCAAGCTTTTCATGTTTATAAAAATAAGCTATACTATGAACAGCCGAAGAATAACTACCCTTGCGGGTGTCGTATAACGGTTATTATATTAGCTTCCCAAGCTAAGGACGGCGGTTCGACTCCGCTCACCCGCTCCACAAGCCAACGTAGCTCAGTTGGTAGAGCAAGCGCTTCGTAAGCGTTAGGTCGTCGGTTCGAGTCCGACCGTTGGCTCCAACTTCTCCTACCGAGCCTTAAGAATTAAAGCAAAAACAATAATCCATAACACCAGCGCGATTAGCCATAATGCCGCTTTTTTGCATTTCGTTGATTTAAAAAAACCAAACAACGGTTTTTTCTTTTTTAGCGAATCGTTCTGTTTGAGTGGTTTCGGGATTAAAACCTTTTTCTGAAATTTAACGGTGGGCGCGGGCTTTACTTCGGAGGTTGACATTGGCTTTAGGACTACTTCCCTCTTTTTGCGTGGAGTGATGGCATCAAGTACAATTCTCCGCCATTTTTGCATATCACCAGTAAGGGGGGCTCCCGAATCAATTTTATTCTCGGGCATCTCTTGGGATGGTTTTTCTGTGGGTTGTTGTTTCTCTTTGTTGTTTAAATTTTCTTCAGGCATAGTTTTACTGTTTATTATTCCAGCCAGAAGGTGCCTGCCCGCCTTTGGAGGGGTCAGCCTTTGGCTGGAATAGCAAATAGGTAAACGGTAAATTTTATGATTACCTTGCTTCAGTCCCAAAAAAATATCGCCACCATTTAATTGGGTTATACGGCTCTTCAACTTCCGGCTCACTAGTATCATTCATGGATTCTTGTATCTGAATCATTTCAAGAGAAGTGGCTGCTGGTGAGGATATTATCACCACTTCCTCCCCTGGTTTTTTAAGGCCCAGCTGCAACCTGGCGCTCTCTTCTTCAAAAGTATCTGTATGCAAATAATCAATCAAATAGGTTAATTCTATATTGCGCCCCTCCAGTTCATTTATTTTATTTTCCAGCTCGGCAATCTCTCGATTGACTTCCATCTTTCTGGTCACCACTCTCACTAATGTCAAAGAAGCCAAAATTAAAAAAATCAGACTGGCAAATAAAAAAAGTTTTGACGCTAAAATTGTTTTAAGGGTTGAACCTGGGGTACCTCTCATATAAATTATAGCAAATTATAAATATAATTCAAAT is a genomic window containing:
- a CDS encoding glycosyltransferase family 2 protein, producing MSLKGAGVFVVMIPEHLKKFNPKERRQYRLLEIIPGSLVWLTFTLAIALSFIKPLWVIYFIIIFDLYWLFRVSYFVFYVILAWRKYKQAIKVDWFTKVKTISGWERIYHLALLPTCGESIEVLRTTFKSIQNNAYPLDKFIIVLAGEERKKAIFQDNVKILKKEFEGVFYKILFTLHPDNVAGEIKGKGANAHYAGHKSKEFIDELEIPYEDIIVSYFDCDTCAHPEYFSCVAYKYLTHPDALRTCYQPIVNYNNNIWDAPAAMRVTAFGTIFWLMTELLKPERMFTFSSHSMGYKPLVGVGFWQKDIVTDDSRIFLQGLMHYDGDFAVTPIYVPVSMDTVLAKSYWRSFVNLYKQQRRWAWGVEHFPYMLWHFLKNKKISFWKKFKYGWNLGEGMYSWATAPILIFVLGRLPLALAPETVQKTVVAQNAPLVLEWLMTFAMIGLLVAAILSVLILPPRPKTQSKYKILVMILQWIFLPVTLILFGCIPACEAQTRLMIGKYLGFWVTEKARK
- a CDS encoding permease-like cell division protein FtsX, producing MFISLFRLTKLTLQNFFRNIWLSIVTLTIVILALISINILITLNVLTNTAVETIKDKIDISLYFKPEVSGDQVYTVKAKIETFDKVANVDYISPDQALVEFRARHEDNPLLMASLDELDGNPLGATLVIKAKNLEDYASILAKIQGPEFGEYANFIQETNFNDYELVIGKLNKFSKKVQTVGIVVIGIFLLITILIIFNTIRIAIYTHQEEISIMRLVGATSWFIRGPFLMESALYGLFAWGITMTIIFPFLNFARPHLMIFLGTQASEGFDIVVYFQENFLSIFGFQLVLIVLLSMISSNIAIRRYLRV
- the ftsE gene encoding cell division ATP-binding protein FtsE, with protein sequence MIKFRNISKVYPPDIYAVKDVSFHIKPKEMVSLVGRSGAGKSTLVKMLIAEEKPTKGRVIVGGWDITDIKQNEVPVLRRQIGVVFQDFKLLKKKTVFENIVFALHVCGAPPARIKTIVPKVLRIVGLEDKQQRFPEELSGGEQQRVVIARSLCHRPKILIADEPTGNLDSINTRDIINLLKKINEFGTTVVLVTHNREVVNYLKKRVITMDEGKIVSDRERGKYMI
- a CDS encoding septum formation initiator family protein; the encoded protein is MRGTPGSTLKTILASKLFLFASLIFLILASLTLVRVVTRKMEVNREIAELENKINELEGRNIELTYLIDYLHTDTFEEESARLQLGLKKPGEEVVIISSPAATSLEMIQIQESMNDTSEPEVEEPYNPIKWWRYFFGTEAR